One genomic window of Comamonas serinivorans includes the following:
- the tam gene encoding trans-aconitate 2-methyltransferase: MQDWSPALYLRFASERTRPAAELLARVPPVDATTRSLHIVDLGCGPGNSTALLVERFAGAQVLGVDTSDAMLQTARQALPQARFEQGDIATWTVSAGQPAPDLIYANAALQWVGGHDTLIPRLFAQLAPGGVLAVQMPDNRQEPSHRLMREVARLPAFAPHIGDADQVRTEILPIGAYYDLLAAPERQAASVDVWHTVYQHPMASAAAIVQWLSSTGLKPFVEGLPAELQPSFLAEYERRVDAAYPARADGQRLLAFPRLFMVARRQP; this comes from the coding sequence ATGCAAGACTGGAGCCCCGCGCTGTACCTGCGCTTTGCCAGCGAGCGCACGCGCCCGGCGGCAGAGCTGTTGGCGCGGGTGCCTCCGGTCGATGCCACGACCCGCAGCCTCCACATCGTGGATCTGGGCTGCGGGCCGGGCAACTCCACGGCGTTGCTGGTCGAGCGATTTGCCGGTGCCCAGGTGCTGGGCGTCGACACCTCCGACGCCATGCTGCAGACCGCGCGCCAAGCCTTGCCCCAGGCTCGTTTCGAGCAGGGCGACATCGCGACCTGGACGGTGTCTGCCGGCCAGCCCGCACCCGACCTGATCTATGCCAATGCCGCCCTGCAGTGGGTGGGCGGGCACGACACCCTCATTCCGCGTCTGTTCGCGCAGTTGGCCCCCGGTGGGGTGCTGGCCGTGCAGATGCCTGACAACCGGCAGGAGCCCTCGCACCGCCTGATGCGCGAGGTCGCCAGGCTGCCAGCGTTTGCGCCCCACATCGGCGATGCCGACCAGGTGCGCACCGAGATCCTGCCCATTGGCGCCTACTACGACCTGCTGGCCGCGCCGGAGCGCCAGGCCGCCAGTGTCGATGTGTGGCACACCGTTTACCAACACCCCATGGCGTCGGCGGCGGCCATCGTCCAGTGGCTGAGCAGCACGGGGCTGAAACCCTTTGTCGAGGGGCTGCCGGCCGAGCTGCAGCCCAGCTTCCTGGCCGAGTACGAACGCCGGGTGGATGCCGCCTATCCCGCCCGGGCCGATGGCCAGCGCCTGCTGGCGTTTCCCCGCCTGTTCATGGTGGCGCGGAGACAGCCGTGA
- a CDS encoding malate dehydrogenase, translating to MSKQPVRVAVTGAAGQIGYALLFRIASGEMLGKDQPVILQLLEIPDEKAQNALKGVIMELEDCAFPLLAGIEAHSDPLQAFKDTDYALLVGARPRGPGMERADLLAANAQIFTAQGKALNAVASRNVKVLVVGNPANTNAYIAMKSAPDLPAKNFTAMLRLDHNRAASQLAAKAGFKVGDIKKLTVWGNHSPTMYADYRFATVDGKSVKDMINDQAWNKDVFLPTVGKRGAAIIAARGLSSAASAANAAIDHVRDWALGSNGEWVTMGVPSNGEYGIPAGIVFGFPVTTENGEYKIVEGLEIDAFSQECIDKTLAELQGEQDGVKHLL from the coding sequence ATGAGCAAGCAACCCGTGCGCGTGGCCGTTACCGGCGCCGCTGGCCAAATTGGTTACGCCCTGCTGTTCCGCATCGCCTCTGGCGAAATGCTGGGCAAGGATCAGCCGGTCATCCTGCAGTTGCTCGAAATCCCCGATGAGAAGGCCCAAAACGCCCTCAAAGGCGTGATCATGGAGCTGGAAGACTGCGCGTTCCCGCTGCTGGCCGGCATCGAAGCCCATTCCGACCCCCTGCAAGCCTTCAAGGACACGGATTACGCCCTGCTGGTCGGCGCCCGTCCCCGTGGCCCCGGCATGGAGCGTGCCGACCTGCTGGCCGCCAACGCCCAGATCTTCACGGCCCAGGGCAAGGCCCTGAACGCCGTGGCTTCGCGCAACGTGAAGGTGCTGGTCGTGGGCAACCCCGCCAACACCAACGCCTACATCGCCATGAAGTCGGCCCCGGATCTGCCGGCCAAGAACTTCACCGCCATGCTGCGCCTGGACCACAACCGCGCGGCCTCGCAACTGGCTGCCAAGGCCGGTTTCAAGGTCGGCGACATCAAGAAGCTGACCGTGTGGGGCAACCACTCGCCCACCATGTACGCCGACTACCGCTTCGCCACCGTGGACGGCAAGTCGGTCAAGGACATGATCAACGACCAGGCCTGGAACAAGGATGTGTTCCTGCCCACCGTGGGCAAGCGCGGCGCCGCCATCATCGCTGCCCGCGGCCTGTCGTCGGCTGCCTCGGCCGCCAACGCCGCCATCGACCACGTGCGCGACTGGGCCCTGGGCTCGAACGGCGAATGGGTGACCATGGGCGTGCCCTCCAACGGTGAATACGGCATCCCTGCAGGCATCGTGTTCGGCTTCCCCGTGACCACCGAAAACGGCGAATACAAGATCGTCGAAGGTCTGGAGATCGACGCCTTCTCGCAAGAGTGCATCGACAAGACCCTGGCCGAGCTGCAAGGCGAACAAGACGGCGTCAAGCACCTGCTGTAA
- a CDS encoding GntR family transcriptional regulator has product MAKTAIPDAPEGKAQTPAFSPLYQQIKQLILGSLQQGEWQPGEAIPSELELAARFKVSQGTVRKAIDELAAENLVVRRQGRGTFVATHAEQHTQYRFLRLVPDSGSLDSEGPAQRDIVACKRMRAAGDVAQALALRAGEPVLQITRLLTFQGVPTILEDLWLPATPFKGLTAERLADYHGPMYAMFEAEFGVRMVRASEQIRAVVAHDEQAQLLAVSTGSPLLSVERTAYTYNDIPMEWRRGLYRTDTHHYHNELS; this is encoded by the coding sequence ATGGCCAAGACTGCGATTCCAGACGCGCCCGAAGGCAAAGCCCAGACGCCCGCGTTCAGCCCGCTCTACCAGCAGATCAAGCAGTTGATCCTGGGCAGCCTGCAGCAGGGCGAATGGCAACCCGGCGAGGCCATCCCCAGCGAGCTGGAGCTCGCAGCCCGCTTCAAGGTCAGCCAGGGCACCGTGCGCAAAGCCATCGACGAGCTGGCGGCCGAGAACCTGGTCGTGCGCCGCCAGGGGCGTGGCACCTTCGTCGCCACCCATGCCGAACAGCACACCCAATACCGCTTTTTGCGGCTGGTGCCCGACAGCGGCTCGCTGGACAGCGAAGGCCCGGCCCAGCGCGACATCGTCGCCTGCAAACGCATGCGTGCCGCGGGTGATGTGGCCCAAGCGCTGGCGCTGCGCGCCGGTGAGCCTGTGCTCCAGATCACGCGTCTGCTCACCTTCCAGGGCGTGCCGACCATCCTGGAAGACCTGTGGTTGCCGGCCACGCCCTTCAAAGGGCTCACCGCCGAGCGCCTGGCCGACTACCACGGCCCCATGTACGCCATGTTCGAGGCCGAATTCGGCGTGCGCATGGTGCGCGCCAGCGAGCAGATCCGCGCCGTGGTGGCGCACGACGAGCAAGCCCAGCTGCTGGCAGTATCGACCGGAAGCCCTTTGCTGAGTGTCGAAAGAACCGCATACACCTACAACGACATCCCCATGGAGTGGCGTCGCGGCCTGTACCGCACCGACACCCACCACTACCACAATGAACTGAGCTGA
- the sdhC gene encoding succinate dehydrogenase, cytochrome b556 subunit, with the protein MTEATKSAKAVRPEFRNINLLSDVRTYRLPAAGIVSILHRVSGAVLFVLLPFIVWLFDKSVSSEISFGEFTSAFSAGLGGVPGWFIKLVTLAIIWAYLHHFCAGVRHLYMDFTHKVSKEFGKSSATATLVISLLLTAALGAKLFGVFGAH; encoded by the coding sequence ATGACAGAAGCAACCAAATCCGCCAAAGCGGTGCGGCCGGAGTTCCGCAACATCAACCTGCTCTCGGACGTCAGGACTTACCGCCTGCCCGCAGCCGGCATCGTGTCGATCCTGCACCGCGTCAGCGGCGCCGTGCTCTTTGTGCTGTTGCCTTTCATCGTTTGGTTGTTCGACAAATCGGTGTCGTCCGAAATTTCGTTCGGCGAGTTCACAAGCGCCTTTTCGGCTGGTCTGGGCGGCGTGCCCGGCTGGTTCATCAAGCTCGTGACCCTGGCCATCATCTGGGCCTACCTGCATCACTTCTGCGCTGGCGTGCGTCACCTGTACATGGACTTCACCCACAAGGTGAGCAAGGAGTTCGGCAAGTCGTCGGCCACCGCCACGCTCGTGATCTCGCTGCTGCTGACCGCAGCCCTGGGCGCCAAGCTGTTCGGCGTGTTCGGCGCGCACTGA
- the sdhD gene encoding succinate dehydrogenase, hydrophobic membrane anchor protein — MAVNYGSKRAVVGAHYGLRDFLAQRATACLMALFTIVLLAQVIFSTGPIGYDTWAGIFSAQWMRALTFALIVGLAWHAWIGMRDIWMDYVKPVGWRLALYTLTIVWLVGCAGWAFQVLWRL; from the coding sequence ATGGCAGTCAATTACGGTTCCAAACGTGCGGTGGTCGGTGCTCACTACGGCTTGCGCGACTTCCTGGCTCAGCGTGCCACGGCATGCCTGATGGCCCTCTTCACCATCGTGTTGCTGGCTCAGGTCATCTTCTCGACGGGCCCCATCGGCTACGACACCTGGGCAGGCATTTTTTCGGCCCAATGGATGCGCGCCCTCACCTTCGCGCTCATCGTGGGTTTGGCCTGGCATGCCTGGATCGGCATGCGCGACATCTGGATGGACTACGTCAAGCCCGTGGGCTGGCGTCTGGCCCTGTACACCTTGACCATTGTCTGGCTGGTGGGTTGCGCCGGCTGGGCCTTCCAAGTGCTGTGGCGCCTGTGA
- the sdhA gene encoding succinate dehydrogenase flavoprotein subunit produces the protein MSYTKDQVTNRKFDVVIVGAGGSGMRASLQLAKAGLNVAVLSKVFPTRSHTVAAQGGVSASLGNMSEDNWEWHFYDTIKGSDWLGDQDAIEFMCQEAPKVVYELEHFGMPFDRNADGTIYQRPFGGHTANHGEKPVQRACAAADRTGHAMLHTLYQQNVKARTTFFVEWMALDLVVDREGHVVGVTAIEMETGDFFTLQAKNVLLATGGAGRIFQASTNAFINTGDGLGMAARAGIPLQDMEFWQFHPTGVAGAGVLLTEGCRGEGAILRNSDGERFMERYAPTLKDLAPRDFVSRSMDQEIKEGRGCGPNKDYILLDMTHLGADTIRKRLPSVEEIGHNFANVDITKEPIPVVPTIHYQMGGIPTTINGQVCVPMNGDYNTPISGLYAVGECSCVSVHGANRLGTNSLLDLLVFGKAAGNHIISNFKANESHRALPADAADYSLERINRLEANASGEYAQSIANDIRSAMQQHAGVFRKQSIMDEGVDKIAALRERVKDLGLKDHSRVFNMARQEALEVENLIEVAQATMVSAAARKECRGAHTVVDYEHPADYAPAPLGRDDQNWLKHTLWFSESNSLDYKPVRMKPLTVDTVPPKVRTF, from the coding sequence ATGAGCTACACAAAAGATCAGGTCACCAACCGCAAGTTTGACGTGGTGATCGTTGGCGCCGGCGGCTCCGGCATGCGCGCCTCGCTGCAACTGGCCAAGGCTGGCCTGAACGTGGCCGTTCTGTCCAAGGTTTTCCCGACCCGTTCACACACCGTGGCGGCCCAAGGCGGCGTGTCCGCGTCGCTGGGCAACATGAGCGAAGACAACTGGGAATGGCACTTCTACGACACCATCAAGGGCTCTGACTGGCTGGGCGACCAGGACGCCATCGAGTTCATGTGCCAGGAAGCCCCCAAGGTGGTGTACGAGCTCGAGCACTTCGGCATGCCGTTCGACCGCAACGCCGATGGCACGATCTACCAGCGTCCGTTCGGTGGCCACACCGCCAACCACGGCGAGAAGCCCGTGCAGCGCGCCTGCGCCGCGGCCGACCGCACCGGCCACGCCATGCTGCACACGCTGTACCAGCAAAACGTGAAGGCCCGCACCACGTTCTTCGTGGAGTGGATGGCCCTGGACCTGGTGGTGGATCGTGAAGGCCATGTGGTCGGCGTGACCGCCATCGAGATGGAAACCGGCGATTTCTTCACGCTGCAAGCCAAGAACGTGCTGCTGGCCACCGGTGGTGCCGGCCGCATCTTCCAGGCCTCGACCAACGCCTTCATCAACACCGGTGATGGCCTGGGCATGGCGGCCCGCGCAGGCATTCCGCTGCAGGACATGGAGTTCTGGCAGTTCCACCCCACCGGCGTCGCCGGTGCCGGCGTGCTGCTGACCGAAGGCTGCCGTGGTGAAGGCGCCATCCTGCGCAACAGCGATGGCGAGCGTTTCATGGAGCGCTATGCCCCCACCCTGAAGGACCTGGCACCGCGTGACTTCGTGTCGCGCTCGATGGACCAGGAAATCAAGGAAGGCCGTGGCTGTGGTCCCAACAAGGACTACATCCTGCTGGACATGACCCACCTGGGTGCCGACACCATCCGCAAGCGCCTGCCGTCGGTGGAAGAAATCGGACACAACTTCGCCAACGTCGACATCACCAAGGAACCGATTCCCGTGGTGCCGACCATCCACTACCAGATGGGCGGCATCCCCACCACCATCAATGGTCAGGTGTGCGTGCCCATGAACGGCGACTACAACACGCCGATCAGCGGCCTGTACGCCGTCGGCGAATGCTCGTGCGTGTCGGTGCATGGCGCCAACCGCCTGGGCACCAACTCGCTGCTCGACCTGCTGGTGTTCGGCAAGGCTGCCGGCAACCACATCATCAGCAACTTCAAGGCCAACGAATCGCACCGCGCCCTGCCGGCCGATGCCGCCGACTACTCGCTGGAGCGCATCAACCGCCTGGAAGCCAATGCCAGCGGCGAATACGCCCAAAGCATCGCCAACGACATCCGCTCGGCCATGCAGCAGCACGCCGGCGTGTTCCGCAAGCAGTCCATCATGGACGAAGGCGTGGACAAGATCGCCGCCCTGCGCGAACGCGTGAAGGACCTGGGCCTGAAGGACCACTCGCGCGTGTTCAACATGGCGCGCCAGGAAGCCCTGGAGGTCGAGAACCTGATCGAAGTGGCGCAAGCCACCATGGTCTCCGCCGCAGCCCGCAAGGAATGCCGTGGCGCCCACACGGTGGTCGATTACGAACACCCCGCCGACTACGCACCGGCGCCCCTGGGTCGTGACGACCAGAACTGGCTCAAGCACACGCTGTGGTTCAGCGAGTCGAACTCGCTCGACTACAAGCCCGTGCGCATGAAGCCGCTCACCGTCGACACCGTTCCTCCCAAGGTTCGCACGTTCTAA
- a CDS encoding succinate dehydrogenase iron-sulfur subunit, with translation MQKRTFKIYRYDPDKDAKPYMQTVEIELEGNERMLLDALIKLKAIDPTISYRRSCREGVCGSDAMNINGKNGLACLTNLRTLKGDIVLKPLPGLPVIRDLIVDMTNFFNQYHSIKPYLINETPVSPDKERLQSPEEREELNGLYECILCASCSTSCPSFWWNPDKFVGPAGLLQAYRFIADSRDDATGARLDNLEDPYRLFRCHTIMNCVDVCPKHLNPTKAIGKIKELMVRRAV, from the coding sequence ATGCAAAAACGCACTTTCAAGATCTATCGTTACGATCCCGACAAGGATGCCAAGCCTTACATGCAGACCGTGGAGATCGAGCTTGAGGGCAACGAGCGCATGCTGCTCGACGCACTGATCAAGCTCAAGGCCATCGACCCCACGATCTCGTACCGCCGCTCCTGCCGCGAAGGCGTGTGCGGCTCCGACGCCATGAACATCAATGGCAAGAACGGTCTGGCCTGCCTGACCAACCTGCGCACGCTCAAGGGCGACATCGTCCTCAAGCCCCTGCCGGGCCTGCCCGTGATCCGCGACCTGATCGTGGACATGACCAACTTCTTCAACCAATACCACTCGATCAAGCCTTACCTGATCAACGAGACGCCGGTGTCCCCCGACAAGGAGCGCCTGCAGTCGCCGGAAGAGCGTGAAGAACTCAACGGCTTGTACGAGTGCATCCTGTGCGCCAGCTGCTCGACCAGCTGCCCCTCGTTCTGGTGGAACCCCGACAAGTTCGTGGGCCCGGCTGGTCTGCTGCAGGCCTACCGCTTCATCGCCGACAGCCGCGACGACGCCACGGGCGCCCGCCTGGACAACCTCGAGGACCCGTACCGCCTCTTCCGCTGCCACACGATCATGAACTGTGTGGACGTGTGCCCCAAGCACCTGAACCCGACGAAGGCCATTGGCAAGATCAAGGAGCTGATGGTTCGCCGAGCCGTCTGA
- a CDS encoding succinate dehydrogenase assembly factor 2 translates to MKDSDLLDERQRGRLLWSCRRGLLENDLFIQRFFDRYGASLTVRQARGLSSLMDLSDNDLMDLLLRRSEPSGDLASDEVLEVLTQLRERP, encoded by the coding sequence ATGAAGGACAGTGACTTGCTTGACGAGCGCCAACGTGGGCGGCTTTTGTGGAGCTGCCGGCGTGGCTTGTTGGAAAACGACCTGTTCATTCAGCGGTTTTTTGACCGCTACGGCGCATCGTTGACGGTGCGCCAAGCACGTGGTTTGTCCTCCCTGATGGACCTGTCGGACAACGACCTGATGGACTTGCTGCTTCGCCGCAGCGAGCCCAGCGGTGACTTGGCCAGCGACGAGGTGCTGGAGGTCTTGACCCAGCTGCGTGAGCGCCCGTGA
- a CDS encoding citrate synthase — protein sequence MKLSDNKATLAFSNGSPSVELPVYHGTIGPDVVDIRKLYGQTGMFTYDPGFLSTASCQSSITYIDGDKGELLYRGYPIEQLATQCDYLETCYLLLNGELPTPEQKKEFDDRVTKHTMVNEQMQFFLRGFRRDAHPMAVLTGLVGGLSAFYHDSTDINNPEHREISAIRLIAKMPTLVAMAYKYGVGQPYMYPQNDLSYAGNFLRMMFGNPCEEYKVNPVVEKALDRIFILHADHEQNASTSTVRLCGSSGTNPFAAISAGVACLWGPAHGGANEACLNMLEDIQRMGGVAKVGEFMEKVKDKSSGVKLMGFGHRVYKNYDPRAKLMQETCNEVLAELGLEKDPLFALAKQLEKIALEDDYFVQRKLYPNVDFYSGIVQRAIGIPVNLFTGIFALARTVGWIAQLNEMISDPEYKIGRPRQLYTGAVRRDIK from the coding sequence ATGAAACTCTCCGATAACAAGGCCACGCTGGCGTTCTCGAACGGCAGCCCGAGCGTGGAGCTACCGGTCTATCACGGCACCATCGGTCCGGATGTGGTCGACATCCGCAAGTTGTACGGTCAAACGGGCATGTTCACCTATGACCCGGGCTTCCTGTCCACCGCGTCCTGCCAGTCGTCGATCACCTACATCGACGGCGACAAGGGCGAGCTGCTGTACCGCGGTTACCCCATCGAGCAACTGGCCACCCAGTGCGACTACCTGGAAACCTGTTACCTGCTGCTGAACGGCGAGCTGCCCACGCCCGAACAGAAGAAGGAATTCGACGACCGCGTGACCAAGCACACCATGGTCAACGAGCAGATGCAGTTCTTCCTGCGTGGTTTCCGTCGCGACGCCCACCCCATGGCCGTGCTGACGGGTCTGGTGGGCGGTCTGTCGGCCTTCTACCACGACAGCACCGACATCAACAACCCTGAGCACCGCGAGATCTCGGCCATCCGCCTGATCGCCAAGATGCCCACGCTGGTTGCCATGGCCTACAAGTACGGCGTCGGCCAGCCCTACATGTACCCGCAGAACGACCTGTCGTACGCCGGCAACTTCCTGCGCATGATGTTCGGCAACCCCTGCGAAGAGTACAAGGTGAACCCGGTCGTCGAAAAGGCGCTGGACCGCATCTTCATCCTGCACGCCGATCACGAGCAAAACGCCTCCACCTCCACGGTGCGCCTGTGCGGCTCCTCGGGCACCAACCCCTTCGCCGCCATTTCGGCCGGCGTGGCCTGCCTGTGGGGCCCGGCCCACGGCGGCGCCAACGAAGCCTGCCTGAACATGCTGGAAGACATCCAGCGCATGGGCGGCGTGGCCAAGGTCGGCGAGTTCATGGAGAAGGTCAAGGACAAGTCGAGCGGCGTGAAGCTGATGGGCTTTGGCCACCGCGTCTACAAGAACTACGACCCCCGCGCCAAGCTCATGCAGGAAACCTGCAACGAGGTGCTGGCCGAGCTGGGCCTGGAAAAGGACCCGCTGTTCGCCCTGGCCAAGCAGCTCGAGAAGATCGCTCTGGAAGACGACTACTTCGTGCAGCGCAAGCTCTACCCGAACGTGGACTTCTACTCGGGCATCGTGCAGCGCGCCATCGGCATCCCGGTGAACCTGTTCACCGGCATCTTCGCCCTGGCCCGCACCGTGGGCTGGATCGCCCAGCTGAACGAAATGATCAGCGATCCCGAGTACAAGATTGGCCGTCCGCGCCAGCTGTACACGGGCGCCGTCCGCCGCGACATCAAGTAA
- a CDS encoding D-2-hydroxyacid dehydrogenase family protein, which yields MNIVVLDDYQDAVRKLACAQKLADHPLKVFTNTVKGTGQLSVRLRDADIIVLIRERTHITRNLLDKLPRLKMISQTGRAGSHIDLTACTERGVVVSEGVGSPFAPAELTWALLMAAAKRLPQYVGNLKHGAWQQSGMRAASMPPNFSLGTLLRGRVLGIWGFGHIGQLVASYGRAFGMDVVVWGSEASRQLAASQGYVAAPSKQAFFEHCDFLSLHLRLSEATQGVVSLQDLGMMKPTAMLINTSRAELIEPDALVCALNRGRPGLAAIDVFESEPILQGHALLRMENCICTPHIGFVEQDTYEYYFETAFDNVLNYIHGQPSLVANPEALQYRR from the coding sequence ATGAACATTGTGGTGCTGGACGACTATCAAGATGCCGTGCGCAAGCTGGCGTGTGCACAGAAATTGGCCGACCATCCGCTGAAGGTCTTCACCAACACCGTCAAGGGCACGGGCCAGCTGTCGGTGCGCCTGCGAGACGCCGACATCATCGTCCTGATCCGCGAGCGCACCCACATCACGCGCAACCTGCTCGACAAGCTGCCCCGGCTCAAGATGATCTCGCAGACGGGGCGGGCGGGCAGCCACATCGACCTGACCGCCTGCACCGAGCGGGGCGTGGTGGTCAGCGAGGGCGTGGGTTCACCTTTTGCGCCGGCCGAGCTGACCTGGGCCTTGCTCATGGCAGCGGCCAAGCGGCTGCCCCAGTATGTGGGCAACCTCAAGCATGGCGCGTGGCAGCAGTCGGGCATGCGTGCGGCTTCCATGCCGCCCAACTTCAGCCTGGGCACCTTGCTGCGCGGCCGGGTGCTGGGCATCTGGGGCTTTGGCCACATCGGTCAGCTCGTGGCTTCGTACGGGCGCGCGTTCGGCATGGACGTCGTCGTCTGGGGCAGCGAGGCCTCGCGCCAGCTCGCCGCATCCCAGGGCTATGTGGCGGCGCCGTCCAAGCAAGCGTTTTTCGAACACTGCGACTTCCTCTCGCTGCACCTGCGGCTCAGCGAGGCCACGCAAGGCGTGGTGTCGCTGCAGGACCTGGGCATGATGAAGCCCACGGCCATGCTCATCAACACCTCGCGCGCCGAACTCATCGAACCCGATGCGCTGGTCTGCGCGCTCAACCGGGGGCGTCCCGGCCTGGCCGCCATCGACGTGTTCGAGTCCGAGCCCATCCTGCAGGGCCACGCACTGCTGCGCATGGAAAACTGCATCTGCACGCCGCACATCGGCTTTGTCGAGCAGGACACCTACGAGTACTACTTCGAGACCGCGTTCGACAACGTGCTGAACTACATCCACGGCCAGCCCAGCCTGGTGGCCAACCCCGAGGCCCTGCAGTACCGGCGTTGA
- a CDS encoding GTPase/DUF3482 domain-containing protein — MNAQPLAAAPAAGPLRIAVVGHTNAGKTSLLRTLTRRRDFGEVSARPGATRQTEAVDLVVQGKTWIEYWDTPGLEDAVALEAALTEPQPGAARDTRADPASPAADHGAHDALTVGAGAMGSAVSRPGGTSTPAQRLQAFLQSPLARGEFEQEAKVIRAMLADLDAAMLVIDCREPVLPKYRAECRLLVACAKPIFPVLNHAGAPGARPGEWLQSLREAGLHAHAVFDAVAPFAGAEQTLYADLASLLPARRAQLTHVREALRHEAGLRQRAACQIAAHSLLELAGLREVVAVEALKQPRQKQLILDGFQRRVMQALQAPQARLLDLYGFDAGDARMAALGNLAGEWADDLFNPEVLKQVGLRLGTGAAIGAAVGVAADLALAGLSLGAGAALGATVGGIASQGWKPAWTVLRQRLQGEQLVRLDDAALCLLAQRWLALIAVLGTRGHANATPQIVGDAGDVARTQAGRDRAGELLKLLHTAMAQALTQGSAARLTDDALADAVTDWLQHGLQPKV, encoded by the coding sequence ATGAACGCCCAGCCCCTGGCCGCGGCACCGGCCGCTGGGCCGCTGCGCATCGCGGTGGTGGGGCACACGAACGCGGGCAAGACCTCGTTGCTGCGCACGCTCACGCGGCGGCGCGATTTCGGCGAGGTGTCGGCGCGGCCGGGGGCCACGCGCCAGACCGAGGCGGTCGACTTGGTGGTCCAGGGCAAGACCTGGATCGAGTACTGGGACACGCCGGGACTGGAGGATGCGGTGGCGCTGGAGGCGGCCCTGACCGAGCCGCAGCCCGGTGCCGCGCGGGACACGCGGGCCGATCCCGCCTCGCCAGCGGCAGACCATGGTGCGCACGATGCGCTCACGGTCGGCGCCGGCGCCATGGGGTCTGCCGTATCTCGCCCGGGTGGCACGTCGACCCCCGCGCAACGCCTGCAAGCCTTCTTGCAATCGCCCCTGGCGCGGGGCGAGTTCGAGCAGGAAGCCAAGGTCATCCGGGCCATGCTGGCCGATCTCGATGCCGCCATGCTGGTCATCGACTGCCGCGAACCCGTGCTGCCCAAGTACCGGGCCGAGTGCCGCTTGCTGGTTGCCTGTGCCAAGCCCATCTTCCCGGTGCTGAACCATGCGGGCGCGCCCGGCGCGCGGCCGGGCGAGTGGCTGCAGAGCCTGCGCGAGGCCGGCCTGCATGCCCACGCCGTGTTCGACGCCGTGGCCCCGTTTGCTGGCGCCGAGCAGACCCTGTACGCCGACCTGGCCAGCCTGCTGCCGGCCCGGCGCGCGCAGCTGACGCATGTGCGCGAGGCCTTGCGGCACGAAGCGGGGCTGCGCCAGCGCGCCGCCTGTCAGATCGCCGCCCACAGCCTGCTGGAGCTGGCCGGCCTGCGCGAGGTGGTGGCGGTGGAGGCGCTGAAGCAGCCGCGCCAGAAGCAACTCATCCTCGACGGGTTTCAGCGCCGTGTGATGCAGGCGCTGCAGGCCCCGCAGGCCCGTTTGCTGGACCTGTACGGGTTTGACGCCGGCGACGCCCGCATGGCGGCGCTGGGCAACCTGGCCGGTGAGTGGGCCGACGACCTGTTCAACCCCGAAGTGCTCAAGCAGGTGGGCCTGCGCCTGGGCACCGGCGCGGCGATCGGTGCGGCCGTCGGAGTGGCGGCCGACCTCGCGCTGGCGGGTCTGTCGCTGGGCGCCGGCGCAGCGCTGGGTGCCACCGTCGGGGGCATCGCCAGCCAGGGGTGGAAGCCGGCCTGGACCGTGCTGCGCCAACGCCTGCAGGGCGAGCAGCTGGTGCGGCTGGACGATGCGGCCTTGTGCCTGCTGGCCCAGCGCTGGCTGGCGCTGATCGCCGTACTGGGCACGCGCGGCCACGCCAACGCCACGCCGCAGATCGTGGGGGATGCCGGCGACGTCGCACGCACCCAGGCCGGGCGCGACAGGGCGGGGGAGCTGCTCAAACTGCTGCACACGGCCATGGCGCAGGCGCTGACCCAGGGCTCGGCCGCGCGCCTGACGGACGACGCGCTGGCCGACGCCGTGACGGACTGGCTGCAGCACGGGTTGCAACCGAAGGTGTGA